A region from the Gemmatimonadota bacterium genome encodes:
- a CDS encoding PQQ-dependent sugar dehydrogenase, whose translation MKRIKRPLFALSLLAAPVCLDAQEPVMQSARHDYRVVTVADGLVLPWSMTFLPAGDLLVTERPGRLRIIRDGRLLPEPVGGVPDVVAEGQGGLLDVVAHPRFATNRLLYLSFSKPRADRQRGTTAVVRARFENDRLSEVEEIFEADTEGNGHYGSRLAFDGEGYLYITVGDRQVPPEGDLEGHPAQDLSNHHGTINRIHDDGRIPVDNPFVGRSGARPEIWSYGHRNPQGLAIDPSTGRVWATEHGPQGGDELNLIVKGGNYGWPVVGYGVNYRTGRAIHEGTMREGMEDPAHVWVPSIGVSGLLFYTGEGFPAWKGNVLAGGLAGQVVARLTLEDANVISRENLLERMGRVRDIRQGPDGLIYVAIEDDDGNPSSIVRLEPVPRR comes from the coding sequence ATGAAACGGATCAAGCGGCCTTTGTTCGCCCTCTCGCTGCTCGCAGCCCCTGTCTGCCTCGACGCGCAGGAACCGGTGATGCAATCGGCCCGCCACGACTACCGCGTGGTCACCGTGGCAGACGGACTTGTGCTTCCGTGGTCGATGACCTTCCTGCCGGCCGGTGACCTCCTCGTCACAGAGCGCCCTGGCCGCCTGCGGATCATCCGCGACGGAAGGCTACTGCCCGAGCCGGTCGGCGGGGTTCCGGATGTGGTCGCCGAGGGCCAGGGCGGATTGCTGGACGTGGTAGCGCACCCCCGATTCGCCACCAATCGCTTGCTCTATCTCAGCTTCTCCAAGCCGAGAGCCGACCGTCAACGTGGGACTACCGCCGTGGTGCGGGCACGCTTCGAAAACGACCGCCTCTCCGAGGTCGAGGAGATCTTCGAAGCGGATACCGAGGGCAACGGCCACTACGGATCGCGCCTTGCGTTCGACGGCGAGGGGTACCTCTACATCACGGTCGGAGATCGCCAAGTCCCGCCTGAGGGCGACCTGGAAGGGCATCCGGCCCAGGACCTCTCCAATCACCACGGCACCATCAATCGCATCCATGACGATGGTCGGATCCCGGTGGACAATCCCTTCGTGGGCCGGAGTGGTGCACGCCCGGAGATCTGGAGCTACGGGCATCGCAACCCTCAGGGGCTGGCCATCGACCCCTCGACCGGCCGGGTCTGGGCGACCGAGCATGGCCCCCAGGGAGGAGACGAGCTCAACCTGATCGTGAAGGGCGGCAACTATGGATGGCCGGTGGTGGGGTACGGCGTGAACTACCGAACGGGGCGCGCCATCCACGAAGGCACCATGCGAGAAGGGATGGAGGACCCTGCCCACGTCTGGGTTCCCTCGATCGGAGTCTCTGGCCTGCTGTTCTACACGGGGGAGGGTTTCCCGGCGTGGAAGGGCAACGTGCTGGCCGGAGGCCTGGCGGGGCAGGTGGTGGCGCGCCTGACGCTCGAGGACGCCAACGTCATCTCGCGGGAGAACCTATTGGAACGGATGGGGCGAGTGCGCGACATCCGCCAGGGGCCGGACGGCCTCATCTATGTCGCGATCGAGGACGACGACGGGAACCCGTCGTCCATCGTTCGACTGGAGCCGGTGCCCCGCCGGTAG
- a CDS encoding serine hydrolase domain-containing protein, with product MKRAPRPLHSAALAALCAAALLPATSLGGQALPRTRPDAVGMSAARLERWTRLAQEYIDAGRIAGTVSLVIRDGQIVHLEALGDADREQGTAMRTDALFRIASMSKAITSVAAMMLVEEGRIALNDPVSHYIPAFAGTRVAVPDSTRFGGLLFSEQPARREITIRDLLTHTSGISYGGGRLTQRYQDTGVYQWYFADKDEPIGATIERLASLPFEAQPGQAWVYGFSTDVLGRVVEVASGMPLDAFFRERIFMPLGMRDTYFYVPPDKAARLAAVYSVNADGEIHRAPDEGMGQGNYVTGPRTSFSGGAGLVSTAEDYGRFLLALLQGGRLGEARVLAPTTVSLMTANHVDTLYGQPGLGFGLGFEVLEDAGAAAVYGSPGTYGWGSAYYSSYWVDPTEGLVGIFLAQLVPAGGLDLQRKFRTLVYQAIETSRQP from the coding sequence GTGAAGCGAGCCCCCCGTCCGCTGCACTCGGCCGCGCTGGCCGCGCTTTGCGCGGCGGCGCTGCTTCCGGCCACGTCCCTGGGCGGGCAGGCGCTACCTCGGACCCGACCCGACGCCGTGGGCATGTCCGCCGCCCGGCTGGAGCGCTGGACCCGTCTGGCCCAGGAATACATCGACGCGGGGCGGATCGCCGGGACGGTGAGCCTGGTCATCCGGGATGGGCAGATCGTCCATCTGGAAGCGCTGGGCGATGCCGATCGGGAGCAGGGCACCGCCATGCGCACGGACGCGCTGTTCCGGATCGCCTCGATGAGCAAGGCGATCACCAGCGTGGCCGCCATGATGCTGGTGGAGGAAGGTCGGATCGCCCTGAATGACCCTGTCTCCCACTACATCCCCGCCTTTGCGGGGACTCGCGTCGCGGTCCCCGACAGCACGCGCTTCGGCGGCCTGCTCTTCTCGGAGCAGCCCGCGCGGCGGGAGATCACGATCCGGGACCTGCTGACGCACACCTCCGGGATCTCCTACGGCGGAGGCCGCCTTACCCAGCGCTACCAGGACACCGGGGTCTATCAGTGGTACTTCGCCGACAAGGACGAACCCATTGGTGCGACGATCGAGCGCCTGGCGAGCCTTCCGTTCGAGGCCCAGCCCGGGCAAGCCTGGGTGTACGGGTTCTCCACGGATGTGCTGGGGCGGGTGGTCGAGGTCGCCTCCGGAATGCCGCTGGACGCCTTCTTCCGCGAACGGATCTTCATGCCCCTGGGCATGCGAGACACCTACTTCTATGTGCCTCCCGACAAAGCTGCGCGCCTCGCCGCGGTCTATTCTGTCAACGCGGACGGCGAGATCCACCGCGCGCCCGACGAAGGGATGGGTCAGGGCAACTACGTGACTGGCCCCCGCACCAGCTTCTCGGGAGGCGCGGGACTGGTGAGCACCGCCGAGGACTACGGGAGGTTCTTGCTGGCCCTGCTGCAGGGCGGTCGGCTGGGCGAAGCCCGGGTGCTGGCCCCGACCACCGTTTCGCTCATGACCGCAAACCACGTCGATACGCTGTACGGACAGCCGGGCCTGGGGTTCGGGCTCGGGTTCGAGGTGCTGGAGGACGCGGGCGCAGCAGCGGTCTATGGGTCGCCCGGCACCTACGGCTGGGGAAGCGCTTACTACTCCAGCTACTGGGTCGACCCGACGGAAGGTCTCGTCGGCATCTTCCTGGCGCAGCTGGTGCCGGCCGGAGGCCTCGATCTGCAACGGAAGTTCCGGACGCTCGTCTACCAGGCCATCGAAACGTCGCGGCAGCCCTAG
- a CDS encoding filamin/ABP280 repeat domain-containing protein, producing the protein MHRPALAALAAVAVLIGCDSGQTPLTPEAQGDRADDFVVQLSPLSAGFSFAPPLASLSVTDPFDATLAPRVEVCEGISNPCSSVLVEFTTQTSPSVQLFPNEELYGVKWNTGATVPQVGVLYRVRALVGPLELGSVDVVFTPAANGNTQGNSVVVPNAVSVPAGSVLPVLFRIEQGALPVASGCVTNPAVLDCDVIQVPVSQGGVVQVGNPTTQEFAGEVSVAAGDALVPNGEPHFVLTLEHIAPPPGVQLSTPWVPFFVRATAKDSDGNDVTFQTGADVVLCQTIDLEDPQSPSFLPDVLHPFLQIVRVHNNQAFPLVTTFGAPQCAGPGSAPSMRAPRLSWAGRVSAGLGALASLVRPQRLVALHGGLNTRGVGGFSEFGATLPVDPAASTASVPSGTSGATTVITLQTAVAPGVPHPTGGGTVAGVVSGANAGAPVSVVNHKDGTYSLSYTPAQPGSDQIEITIDGNAVSGSPFTSSVAPNGFGTPVIDGVKSPGEWDQAQAIPVFAGPYAGSTLLLLNDAGSLYVGLELPATPGAASSVFRIRFDNGSNGVSDTGDDELRVSRGRFQDLHFDGTWRKHDRQQDGTGESGASAAGVFHELAHPLASGDPSDFSLGLGTSVGYCLVLLENERMALERQYPTGCAVDATDQTGYALLTIAGPPN; encoded by the coding sequence ATGCATCGCCCCGCCCTGGCGGCCCTCGCGGCCGTCGCTGTGCTCATTGGCTGTGACTCCGGCCAGACACCGTTGACCCCTGAAGCCCAGGGAGACCGGGCCGACGACTTCGTGGTGCAGCTGAGTCCATTGAGCGCCGGCTTCAGCTTCGCGCCGCCCCTGGCTTCGCTTTCCGTCACGGACCCGTTCGACGCCACGCTGGCGCCCCGGGTGGAGGTGTGCGAGGGCATCAGCAACCCCTGTTCCTCTGTCCTCGTCGAGTTCACGACGCAGACGTCACCCTCCGTCCAGCTGTTCCCCAACGAGGAGCTGTACGGGGTGAAGTGGAACACGGGCGCGACCGTACCGCAGGTCGGTGTGCTCTATCGCGTCCGCGCCCTGGTGGGCCCACTCGAGTTGGGGTCCGTGGACGTGGTCTTCACGCCCGCTGCCAACGGCAACACCCAGGGCAACTCGGTCGTCGTGCCCAACGCCGTCAGCGTCCCCGCCGGAAGCGTGCTCCCGGTCCTGTTCCGGATCGAGCAGGGTGCGCTGCCGGTCGCCTCCGGCTGCGTCACGAACCCCGCGGTGCTGGACTGTGACGTCATCCAGGTTCCCGTGTCGCAGGGCGGCGTGGTGCAAGTCGGGAACCCCACCACGCAAGAGTTCGCGGGCGAGGTGAGTGTGGCGGCCGGGGACGCGCTCGTCCCCAACGGCGAGCCCCACTTCGTGCTCACCCTCGAGCACATCGCGCCACCGCCGGGCGTTCAGCTGTCCACACCCTGGGTGCCTTTCTTCGTGCGGGCCACTGCCAAAGACTCCGACGGCAACGACGTGACGTTCCAGACGGGTGCCGATGTGGTGCTCTGTCAGACCATCGATCTGGAGGATCCACAAAGCCCTTCCTTCCTGCCCGATGTGCTGCACCCGTTCCTGCAGATCGTCCGCGTGCACAACAACCAGGCCTTCCCGCTCGTCACGACCTTCGGCGCACCTCAGTGCGCGGGACCCGGCTCGGCGCCCTCCATGCGGGCTCCCCGCCTTTCCTGGGCCGGACGCGTGTCGGCCGGGCTCGGGGCGCTGGCCAGCCTGGTGCGGCCCCAGAGGCTGGTGGCCTTGCACGGAGGCCTGAATACCCGCGGTGTGGGCGGGTTCAGCGAGTTCGGTGCGACGCTCCCGGTCGACCCGGCCGCCAGCACCGCCTCTGTGCCCTCCGGCACTTCCGGAGCCACCACGGTCATCACGCTCCAGACCGCTGTCGCGCCTGGAGTGCCCCACCCGACCGGAGGCGGCACCGTGGCTGGCGTGGTGAGCGGTGCCAACGCGGGCGCACCGGTCAGCGTAGTGAACCACAAGGACGGCACCTATTCGCTGAGCTACACGCCCGCCCAACCCGGCTCGGACCAGATCGAGATCACCATCGACGGGAACGCGGTGAGCGGCAGCCCCTTCACGTCCTCCGTCGCGCCGAACGGCTTCGGCACTCCAGTCATCGATGGCGTGAAGAGCCCCGGTGAATGGGACCAGGCGCAGGCGATTCCGGTGTTCGCGGGGCCGTACGCGGGAAGCACACTCTTGCTCCTCAACGACGCGGGGTCGCTCTACGTCGGGCTGGAGCTGCCCGCGACGCCCGGAGCCGCCTCCAGCGTGTTCCGGATCCGCTTCGACAACGGATCGAACGGCGTCAGTGACACAGGCGACGACGAGCTGCGCGTCAGCCGCGGTCGCTTCCAGGATCTGCACTTCGATGGGACCTGGCGCAAGCACGACCGACAGCAGGATGGTACGGGGGAGAGCGGCGCCAGCGCCGCGGGCGTCTTCCATGAGCTGGCGCACCCGCTGGCCAGCGGCGACCCCTCCGACTTCTCACTGGGGTTGGGCACCTCGGTCGGCTACTGCCTGGTACTGCTCGAGAACGAGCGTATGGCGTTGGAGCGTCAGTACCCAACCGGGTGCGCGGTCGACGCCACGGATCAGACGGGCTATGCCCTCCTGACCATCGCCGGTCCGCCCAACTGA
- a CDS encoding PQQ-dependent sugar dehydrogenase yields the protein MAGTRVSRWLPWQGLGLVVVLLIPSRWWLAALPWHAPADQLVMIRTVAAAYGLAILVTAAFGLWRKGITVWVAVGVLGTCMAVGFLLLLLSPREYYRTVMVASVGLAGLFALFPLLISHLGRRAGSVATLVGVGAALAGMGVVTLKDPPPILPEDIFTNEYTLQMYRHANVAEPTVMAGGGLAALGPDLLVANGQGRLYRVRLPGDGSVSVDSLDTPQLDFGEFAPDLPRAVSLPRMRVNDVELMAAGGGTVLLMSHFFWDNERRCRTVHLSALRVQGPTDPTPTESTWRVLHEARPCARFGPGGDPWNYLMTGGRILPLGDGRILFTVGNPTHGMLSQEAESNLGRALIIDVETGEIEEFSRGHRNAQGLLRDAQGRLWSTEHGPKGGDELNLLVKGANYGWPVRTHGVEYVTQSASGYEDADLGVPLVEPVHAWVPSIGISNLIELNSELLPAWKGDLLIASLRGRALYRARIQGEELAFVEPIPIGLRIRDLLQLPDGRVVLWTDEGTLVEIAVPVNEASLELLTDCMTCHTWAGERIGTAPPLQGIYGRKVASVEGFEYSDALQTMGGEWTADLLNQFLRDPSEMVPGTIMLFEGVSDPDARAAIIRYLQDNR from the coding sequence ATGGCCGGAACTCGAGTCTCGCGCTGGTTGCCCTGGCAGGGACTTGGGCTGGTGGTGGTGCTGCTCATCCCCAGCCGCTGGTGGTTGGCGGCTCTGCCCTGGCACGCCCCCGCCGATCAGCTCGTCATGATCCGCACGGTCGCCGCCGCGTACGGGCTGGCGATCCTGGTGACCGCCGCATTCGGTCTCTGGCGCAAGGGCATCACCGTTTGGGTCGCGGTCGGCGTGCTGGGGACCTGCATGGCCGTCGGGTTCCTGCTGCTGCTCCTGTCTCCACGGGAGTACTACCGGACCGTGATGGTGGCGTCCGTGGGTCTGGCCGGGCTCTTCGCGCTGTTTCCGCTCCTGATCTCGCACCTGGGGCGACGTGCGGGCAGCGTCGCGACCCTGGTCGGGGTGGGGGCCGCGCTGGCCGGGATGGGAGTGGTCACCCTCAAGGATCCGCCGCCGATCCTACCAGAGGACATCTTCACCAACGAATACACGCTCCAGATGTACCGCCACGCCAACGTCGCTGAGCCCACCGTGATGGCCGGCGGCGGGTTGGCCGCGCTCGGGCCGGACCTTCTGGTGGCGAACGGACAAGGCCGGCTCTACCGCGTGCGCCTCCCAGGAGACGGGTCCGTGTCGGTGGACTCCTTGGACACTCCACAACTCGACTTCGGGGAGTTCGCGCCCGATCTGCCGCGGGCGGTCTCGCTCCCGCGGATGCGGGTCAACGACGTAGAACTGATGGCGGCCGGCGGCGGTACCGTTCTGTTGATGTCGCACTTCTTCTGGGACAACGAGCGCCGTTGCCGCACCGTCCACCTCTCTGCGCTGCGGGTGCAAGGACCCACCGATCCCACGCCCACCGAGAGCACCTGGCGCGTGCTGCACGAGGCGAGGCCCTGTGCCCGCTTCGGCCCAGGCGGTGATCCCTGGAACTATCTCATGACGGGTGGGCGCATCCTCCCGCTGGGGGACGGGCGGATTCTGTTCACAGTTGGGAATCCAACGCACGGGATGCTGTCCCAGGAGGCGGAGTCGAATCTGGGCCGAGCCCTGATCATCGACGTGGAGACCGGGGAGATCGAGGAGTTCTCGCGTGGACATCGCAACGCCCAGGGCCTCCTTCGCGACGCACAGGGCCGCCTCTGGTCCACAGAGCACGGTCCCAAGGGCGGAGACGAGCTCAACCTGCTGGTGAAGGGGGCCAACTACGGCTGGCCGGTTCGGACCCACGGAGTCGAGTACGTCACGCAGTCGGCGTCCGGCTACGAGGACGCAGACCTGGGCGTCCCCCTGGTTGAGCCGGTGCATGCCTGGGTGCCTTCTATCGGTATCTCCAACCTCATCGAGTTGAACAGCGAGCTGCTTCCCGCGTGGAAGGGCGACCTGTTGATCGCGTCGCTGCGGGGGCGGGCCCTGTACCGCGCGCGCATCCAGGGCGAGGAGCTCGCGTTCGTGGAGCCAATCCCGATCGGGCTGCGGATCCGGGATCTGCTGCAGCTACCGGATGGACGCGTGGTGCTGTGGACGGACGAGGGGACCCTGGTCGAAATCGCGGTCCCGGTAAACGAAGCGTCGCTGGAGCTGCTCACCGACTGCATGACCTGTCACACCTGGGCCGGTGAGCGCATCGGTACTGCCCCTCCCCTGCAGGGGATCTACGGGCGGAAGGTCGCTTCGGTGGAAGGCTTCGAGTACTCCGATGCGCTGCAGACGATGGGCGGCGAATGGACGGCCGACCTGCTCAACCAGTTCTTGCGGGACCCCTCCGAGATGGTCCCCGGCACGATCATGCTCTTCGAGGGGGTTTCCGACCCGGATGCCCGGGCCGCGATCATCCGCTACCTGCAGGACAACCGCTAG
- a CDS encoding HAD-IB family phosphatase, with protein MANPDRPFKHGPPFDAVVFDCDSTLSAVEGIDQLARRAGLTVDLSKLTADAMEGRVKLEEVYGLRLDRIRPSRTALRLLGELYRRRLVPGAASSIATLKSLEKPVYVVSGGLKQAVVPFVGQLGVAEENVFAVEVHHDQHGQYTGFDEASPMTRSGGKAEVCAALAKKHKSIVVVGDGVTDLEVTKVGVDFIGFGGVIERAAVRAGAPFWLPGPSLAGVLKVVLTPEEIERAAALASASS; from the coding sequence ATGGCTAATCCCGACCGACCCTTCAAGCACGGACCTCCCTTCGATGCCGTGGTCTTCGACTGCGACAGCACCCTGTCGGCCGTCGAGGGGATCGACCAGCTCGCACGCAGGGCCGGCCTTACCGTGGATCTCTCCAAGCTCACCGCGGATGCCATGGAGGGCCGGGTCAAGCTCGAGGAGGTCTATGGCCTGCGCCTGGATCGCATCCGCCCGAGCCGCACGGCCCTGCGCCTGCTGGGCGAGTTGTATCGTCGTCGGCTGGTCCCCGGCGCAGCGTCGTCCATCGCTACCTTGAAAAGCCTGGAGAAGCCCGTCTACGTCGTCAGTGGCGGACTCAAACAGGCGGTCGTCCCGTTCGTCGGCCAGCTCGGTGTCGCGGAGGAGAACGTCTTTGCCGTGGAAGTGCATCACGACCAGCATGGGCAGTACACCGGCTTCGACGAGGCTTCGCCCATGACGCGGAGCGGGGGCAAGGCCGAGGTGTGTGCTGCGTTGGCCAAGAAGCACAAGTCCATCGTCGTGGTCGGGGACGGCGTCACCGACCTCGAGGTCACCAAGGTGGGAGTGGACTTCATCGGCTTCGGCGGCGTGATCGAGCGGGCGGCCGTGCGAGCCGGGGCTCCGTTCTGGCTCCCCGGCCCATCGTTGGCGGGCGTGCTCAAGGTGGTCCTCACGCCTGAGGAGATCGAGCGGGCGGCCGCGCTGGCGAGCGCGTCGTCGTAG